A single Symbiobacterium thermophilum IAM 14863 DNA region contains:
- a CDS encoding glycosyltransferase family 4 protein, which produces MSLLPEEVVPALHACDVGFVLREDNWTNRVAFPNKFAEYCAAGLLIVTSPGLRAAADVVVTKGIGVLVDPREIEPAALSQYPELREKISTRASNWSGYYDACRSLVNERYSMEKALRPVVDFFLDG; this is translated from the coding sequence ATGTCGCTGCTTCCGGAAGAAGTCGTTCCAGCTCTTCACGCTTGCGATGTGGGCTTTGTTCTGCGGGAGGACAACTGGACAAACCGGGTGGCATTTCCGAACAAGTTCGCTGAGTACTGTGCTGCAGGGCTCCTTATTGTGACAAGTCCCGGGCTGCGAGCTGCGGCGGATGTGGTGGTAACGAAGGGTATTGGCGTTCTGGTAGATCCACGAGAAATCGAACCTGCAGCGCTTTCGCAATACCCCGAATTAAGAGAGAAGATTTCCACTCGTGCTTCCAACTGGTCTGGTTATTACGACGCGTGTCGATCTCTGGTAAACGAACGTTATTCTATGGAAAAGGCTCTACGACCGGTAGTGGATTTCTTTTTGGATGGCTGA
- the galE gene encoding UDP-glucose 4-epimerase GalE: protein MRVLVVGGAGYVGSHVVRALLEAGHEPVVYDNLSTGHMEAVCDSEVIIGDVGDRDKLRTVLQARRFDGVVHLAAASLVAESMREPSVYFRNNVSASIVLFDELIRADVPWVVLSSTAAVYGEPEVVPIPEEHPTRPTNPYGESKLMLERILKWYDVAYGFKHISLRYFNAAGAHPSGQIGEDHMPETHLIPIVLQVALGLRDFVTVFGIDYPTPDGSAVRDYVHVCDLADAHVRAITRLCATGTSSVYNLGSARGYSVREIVDVAQQVVGMPIKSVVADRRAGDPPILVADNRKALSELQWMPQFDLEAIVETAWRWHRDHPQGYGNRRSSI from the coding sequence GTGAGGGTCTTGGTGGTTGGTGGAGCTGGATACGTCGGCAGTCATGTTGTTCGGGCGCTGTTGGAGGCAGGTCATGAACCGGTTGTTTATGATAATCTCTCGACTGGACACATGGAGGCGGTATGCGATAGCGAAGTCATAATTGGCGATGTTGGTGATCGCGACAAACTGCGGACAGTGTTGCAGGCACGGCGCTTCGATGGGGTCGTTCACTTGGCGGCCGCCAGCTTAGTGGCGGAGTCCATGCGGGAACCCTCGGTCTATTTTCGCAACAACGTGAGCGCTAGTATTGTGCTGTTTGATGAGCTGATTAGAGCTGACGTACCATGGGTAGTCCTCTCCTCTACCGCAGCGGTATACGGAGAGCCTGAGGTGGTTCCCATTCCGGAAGAGCATCCCACCAGACCGACTAATCCTTATGGTGAATCGAAGTTGATGTTGGAGCGAATATTGAAGTGGTATGATGTGGCATATGGCTTCAAGCACATATCGCTCCGATACTTTAACGCTGCCGGTGCTCACCCGTCAGGACAGATTGGAGAAGACCACATGCCAGAGACGCACCTCATCCCCATCGTCTTGCAGGTCGCTCTCGGCTTACGGGATTTCGTAACTGTGTTTGGCATTGACTATCCCACTCCGGATGGTTCTGCCGTTCGGGACTATGTTCATGTTTGTGATCTGGCCGATGCCCATGTGCGAGCTATCACCAGACTCTGTGCGACTGGGACCAGTAGCGTCTATAACCTTGGTAGTGCGCGCGGGTACTCGGTTCGTGAGATTGTTGACGTGGCTCAGCAGGTTGTGGGGATGCCGATTAAGTCTGTGGTCGCCGACCGGCGGGCAGGTGACCCTCCTATTCTTGTGGCTGACAATCGAAAGGCGCTAAGCGAGTTGCAGTGGATGCCGCAGTTTGACTTGGAGGCGATTGTTGAGACTGCTTGGCGGTGGCATCGCGACCACCCTCAGGGTTATGGAAATAGGAGATCATCGATTTGA
- a CDS encoding glycosyltransferase family 4 protein, which yields MRILYVITLAEKGGAQVHLLDLLRNFSRTAEVHLAVGERGFLTDEAARLGIPIHLIEGLVRPVNPAKDFLAARALVRLLRRIRPDLLHAHSSKAGQVGRLAARLAGVPAVYTVHGWAFADGVPLWRRCVALPAERLAAHWSRYMITVSDADRLLASRYRFPTDRMFVVHNGVPDVVQRAQVGRADLPPHIVMVARFAPQKDQALLLKALSRVNVPFTLSFVGEGETQREHRQLAHQLGMMDRVRFLGSRHDIADILADAQIFVLTSNWEGFPITILEAMRAGLPVIASDVGGVREAVLHGRTGYLVARGDVDALQRYLTTLLTDPQLREKLGNEARKTYEQRFTLDRMLDQTRRIYELIIS from the coding sequence ATGAGAATCTTATACGTGATAACACTGGCAGAGAAAGGTGGGGCCCAAGTTCACCTGCTTGACCTCTTGCGCAACTTTTCCCGTACAGCAGAGGTGCACTTGGCCGTAGGCGAGCGCGGGTTCTTAACGGATGAGGCGGCACGGTTAGGAATACCAATTCATTTGATCGAGGGCTTGGTTCGTCCGGTGAACCCTGCCAAGGATTTTCTTGCAGCACGCGCGCTAGTACGGTTATTGCGTCGAATAAGACCGGATCTACTTCATGCTCATTCATCGAAGGCTGGTCAGGTGGGGAGACTTGCGGCGAGGTTAGCTGGTGTCCCGGCAGTATACACAGTCCATGGATGGGCGTTTGCAGATGGGGTACCCCTTTGGCGCAGATGTGTCGCGCTCCCGGCAGAACGCCTGGCGGCACACTGGTCCAGGTATATGATTACCGTTTCAGACGCCGACAGGTTACTTGCTAGTCGATATCGATTTCCGACAGACAGGATGTTTGTTGTTCATAACGGTGTTCCTGACGTGGTCCAACGGGCTCAAGTGGGGAGGGCCGACTTACCTCCTCACATCGTCATGGTAGCTAGGTTCGCCCCGCAAAAGGATCAAGCTCTACTACTAAAGGCACTTTCGAGAGTCAATGTGCCTTTCACACTTTCGTTTGTTGGGGAGGGTGAAACACAAAGGGAACACCGACAACTGGCCCATCAACTTGGAATGATGGACCGTGTACGATTCCTAGGAAGCCGCCATGACATCGCGGACATACTAGCGGATGCCCAGATCTTTGTTCTCACCTCGAACTGGGAAGGGTTTCCTATAACGATTCTAGAGGCCATGCGTGCGGGCTTACCGGTTATTGCCTCGGATGTGGGCGGAGTGAGGGAAGCGGTACTGCATGGCAGAACGGGATACCTCGTTGCCAGGGGCGATGTAGATGCGCTGCAACGGTACCTAACTACTCTTCTAACGGATCCACAGTTACGGGAGAAACTGGGGAATGAGGCTCGCAAAACGTATGAGCAGAGATTTACACTAGATCGAATGCTCGATCAGACGAGACGCATATACGAGTTGATAATCTCTTAG
- the galU gene encoding UTP--glucose-1-phosphate uridylyltransferase GalU: MRVRKAVIPAAGLGTRFLPATKAQPKEMLPLVDKPIIQYVVEEAVASGIEDIIIVTSRGKRAIEDHFDRNLELELMLEGRNGELLAAVRRLSDMADIHFIRQKQPMGLGHAVYQARRHVGNEPFAVLLGDEVFIGATPCLKQLIDTYEETGGSVIAVRPVPLEEVSRYGVIAPEPAGERLHRAVDLVEKPSVTKAPSNLAIVGRYVLDPAIFEILSDLPPGRNGEIQLTDGLRELNRFSQVYAYEPAVKRYDVGEKLGFIQATIELALERNELADGLRVYLEDLVAGRPTANT, translated from the coding sequence ATGCGGGTTCGGAAGGCTGTGATCCCCGCTGCGGGTTTGGGTACGCGATTCCTGCCGGCGACCAAGGCGCAACCGAAGGAGATGCTTCCACTCGTGGACAAGCCGATCATTCAGTACGTAGTGGAAGAGGCGGTGGCTTCCGGGATCGAGGATATCATTATTGTTACCAGCCGGGGAAAGCGTGCAATTGAGGACCACTTCGACCGGAATCTGGAGTTGGAACTAATGCTGGAGGGACGCAACGGTGAACTACTGGCCGCTGTGAGGCGACTGAGCGATATGGCCGATATCCACTTCATCCGGCAGAAGCAGCCTATGGGGCTTGGGCACGCGGTGTACCAGGCGCGCAGGCACGTGGGTAATGAACCATTCGCAGTACTTCTGGGGGACGAGGTTTTCATCGGTGCCACCCCCTGCTTGAAGCAGTTGATCGACACATATGAGGAGACGGGAGGCTCGGTGATCGCGGTGCGGCCTGTACCCCTGGAGGAGGTATCGCGTTATGGCGTGATCGCACCTGAGCCAGCGGGTGAGCGGCTCCATCGTGCCGTCGACTTGGTAGAGAAGCCTTCGGTGACGAAGGCGCCGTCGAATCTGGCCATCGTCGGGCGTTATGTACTGGATCCAGCGATTTTCGAGATACTGTCAGATCTGCCGCCGGGGCGGAATGGTGAGATTCAACTGACGGACGGTCTGCGGGAACTGAACCGGTTCTCTCAGGTGTATGCCTACGAGCCAGCGGTCAAGCGGTACGACGTAGGCGAGAAGCTTGGGTTCATTCAGGCAACCATTGAATTGGCGCTGGAGCGCAACGAATTGGCTGATGGGCTTCGGGTATACCTAGAGGATCTCGTGGCAGGCCGCCCAACTGCAAATACGTAA